In one Mucilaginibacter sp. PAMB04168 genomic region, the following are encoded:
- a CDS encoding lycopene cyclase domain-containing protein gives MKYAYLLINFLTIIFPILLSFDKRVAFHKSWKFIWPGMAITGLMFLFWDVLFTIKGVWSFNPEYITGIRFFELPLEEILFFLTVPFSCIFIYACLNYYVTWSVPQRVSEWISNLIIILSLLMLVTYYNRLYTLVTFGLLLVLTLVLQYGFKAQWLNRFYMAYVVSLLPFYIVNGVLTAVPIVIYNNAENIAKRVGTIPVEDHFYSMALLVMNIGFFEYFRNKQKAIQA, from the coding sequence GTGAAATACGCCTATCTCCTCATAAATTTTTTAACCATCATCTTCCCTATACTGCTATCGTTTGATAAGCGGGTGGCTTTCCATAAAAGCTGGAAATTTATATGGCCCGGCATGGCTATCACCGGCCTGATGTTTTTGTTTTGGGATGTGCTGTTTACCATTAAAGGTGTTTGGTCTTTTAACCCAGAATATATCACCGGCATTCGCTTTTTTGAGCTGCCTTTAGAAGAGATATTGTTCTTTTTAACGGTGCCTTTTTCGTGTATTTTTATATATGCCTGTTTAAATTATTACGTTACCTGGTCGGTGCCGCAAAGGGTGAGTGAATGGATATCCAACCTCATCATTATTTTAAGCCTGCTTATGCTGGTTACTTACTATAACAGGTTATATACGCTGGTTACCTTTGGCCTGTTGCTGGTACTAACGCTAGTGCTGCAGTATGGCTTTAAGGCACAATGGTTAAATCGTTTTTACATGGCCTATGTGGTGTCGCTTTTGCCTTTTTACATTGTAAACGGTGTATTAACGGCTGTGCCTATCGTTATATATAACAATGCTGAGAACATTGCCAAGCGAGTAGGTACTATACCGGTTGAAGATCACTTTTACTCTATGGCCTTACTGGTAATGAACATTGGTTTCTTTGAATATTTTAGGAACAAGCAAAAAGCGATACAGGCATGA
- a CDS encoding cytochrome b5 domain-containing protein, with amino-acid sequence MNGLPQYTRSQLALRNGQDKPEIWVAYFNIIYDVTESRLWLNGKHYEHWAGQDLTEELAEAPHTHEVFERFTAVGVLK; translated from the coding sequence ATGAACGGCTTACCTCAATACACACGCTCGCAATTAGCCCTGCGGAACGGGCAGGATAAGCCCGAGATATGGGTGGCTTATTTTAATATTATTTATGATGTAACCGAAAGCCGCCTTTGGTTAAACGGCAAGCACTACGAGCATTGGGCCGGGCAGGATTTAACTGAAGAGTTGGCCGAAGCCCCGCACACCCATGAGGTGTTTGAGCGCTTTACAGCAGTAGGTGTGTTGAAGTAG
- a CDS encoding PfkB family carbohydrate kinase, whose amino-acid sequence MSLLVIGTVAFDAIETPFGKTDKIVGGAATYASLAASYFYNNVKIVAVVGDDFPKSEIEDFENHHINTEGLQVKEGEKSFFWSGRYHNDMNSRDTLATELNVLADFDPIIPESYQDCEYLMLGNLTPQVQQTVIKRLKNRPKLIVMDTMNFWMDIAMDDLVETIKLVDVLTINDAEARQLSGEYSLVKAARKILQMGPQYLIIKKGEHGALLFNEDKVFSAPALPLAEVFDPTGAGDTFAGGFIGYLAKVGTVNFNNMKNAIIFGSALASFCVEKFGTEKVKNLTQEEVAARVQQFISLAQFEIEL is encoded by the coding sequence ATGAGTTTATTAGTGATTGGTACTGTGGCATTTGACGCTATTGAAACCCCGTTTGGTAAGACCGATAAAATTGTTGGCGGTGCTGCTACTTATGCCAGTTTAGCCGCATCATACTTTTATAACAACGTAAAAATCGTTGCCGTTGTGGGCGATGATTTTCCTAAAAGTGAGATTGAGGACTTTGAGAACCACCATATCAACACTGAAGGCTTGCAGGTAAAAGAAGGTGAGAAATCATTTTTTTGGAGCGGCCGTTACCATAACGATATGAACAGCCGCGATACGCTGGCTACAGAATTAAACGTACTGGCCGATTTTGACCCCATCATCCCAGAATCATACCAGGACTGCGAATACTTGATGCTGGGCAACCTGACACCCCAGGTACAGCAAACGGTTATTAAGCGCCTTAAAAACCGCCCTAAGCTCATTGTAATGGATACCATGAACTTCTGGATGGACATTGCAATGGATGACCTGGTGGAAACTATTAAATTGGTAGATGTGCTTACTATTAACGATGCTGAGGCCCGCCAGCTGAGCGGCGAATATTCGCTGGTGAAAGCTGCCCGTAAAATTTTACAAATGGGCCCGCAATACCTTATCATTAAAAAGGGTGAGCATGGTGCATTATTATTTAATGAAGATAAGGTTTTCTCGGCTCCTGCCCTGCCATTAGCAGAGGTGTTCGACCCAACCGGCGCGGGTGATACGTTTGCAGGCGGCTTTATTGGTTACCTGGCCAAAGTGGGTACGGTAAACTTTAACAACATGAAAAACGCCATCATTTTTGGCTCGGCGCTGGCCTCGTTCTGCGTTGAGAAATTTGGTACTGAGAAAGTCAAGAACTTAACCCAGGAAGAAGTAGCGGCCCGCGTGCAGCAATTCATTAGCCTGGCTCAATTTGAAATAGAGTTATAA
- a CDS encoding site-specific integrase, whose product MVYLKFVLNDKRLKEDNLYPVVIRVTHNRNNTTISTGIRVSANDWDKILGQVKRTNPNFQLLNKKLTELHLKVQKVALQLEDNNEFSFENLKEGLIDKPKVIQRSLTFNEYAKQIIQEFKEVKRTGNAVVYQTAVNRLEQFCGHSKLKFTEINFTLLDNFSRHLTVKGLKPNSIGNYFRSIRAIYNKAIKAKLVDRSFYPFTEISIKTARTAKRAITIDDLAKLSKLELRPNSKEWHARNYFFLSFNLIGISFTDLVYLKPENIVKGRVVYRRRKTKKEYSIKLTTMAQQLLCLYRQTGKYLLPVLSARIEEDSTDSKKVIQQFIKTTNKWLSRTGKQVQIENLTTYVSRHTWATTAKRLGYSNELIAEALGHEYGNKITNIYLDTFDQSVVDEVNERIVKLIE is encoded by the coding sequence ATGGTTTATCTGAAATTCGTTTTAAATGACAAACGACTAAAAGAAGACAATCTCTATCCTGTTGTAATCAGGGTAACACACAATCGCAATAATACTACAATCTCAACAGGCATTCGAGTGAGTGCCAATGACTGGGATAAAATTTTAGGACAGGTCAAACGCACCAATCCTAATTTTCAATTGCTGAACAAGAAACTGACCGAACTCCATCTGAAAGTCCAGAAGGTAGCTTTGCAACTCGAAGACAACAATGAGTTCTCGTTCGAAAACTTAAAAGAAGGACTTATTGACAAACCGAAAGTCATTCAACGCTCTTTAACTTTTAATGAGTATGCTAAACAGATCATTCAAGAGTTTAAGGAAGTCAAGCGTACTGGCAATGCTGTTGTATATCAAACAGCAGTGAACCGTTTAGAGCAGTTCTGCGGTCACTCTAAATTGAAGTTCACGGAGATCAACTTCACATTGCTGGATAACTTCAGCAGACACCTAACGGTTAAAGGTTTAAAACCTAATTCGATTGGCAACTACTTTAGGTCAATCAGAGCTATCTACAACAAAGCCATTAAAGCTAAATTGGTTGATAGGTCATTTTATCCGTTCACAGAGATATCCATTAAGACAGCAAGAACAGCTAAGCGGGCCATAACAATTGATGATCTGGCCAAGTTGAGTAAATTAGAACTTCGGCCCAATAGCAAAGAGTGGCATGCACGTAACTACTTCTTTTTGAGTTTTAATCTGATTGGTATATCATTCACAGACCTTGTCTATCTCAAACCTGAAAATATAGTTAAGGGCAGAGTAGTCTACCGACGAAGGAAGACAAAGAAAGAGTATAGCATTAAACTTACTACGATGGCACAGCAACTGTTATGCCTCTATCGACAAACAGGGAAGTACCTACTACCGGTACTGTCTGCAAGGATTGAAGAGGACTCTACAGACAGCAAGAAAGTAATTCAGCAGTTCATTAAAACTACCAACAAATGGTTGTCTCGTACTGGTAAACAAGTTCAGATCGAGAACTTAACAACTTATGTGTCGCGCCACACTTGGGCCACCACAGCTAAACGATTAGGTTACTCAAATGAATTGATTGCTGAAGCCTTAGGGCACGAGTACGGCAACAAGATTACAAATATCTACCTTGATACCTTTGATCAGTCCGTAGTTGATGAAGTAAATGAGAGGATAGTGAAACTGATTGAGTAG
- a CDS encoding DEAD/DEAH box helicase family protein, whose protein sequence is MKLLHEEIVELAVDQFLNDIEPFKSKGIQRNTINHKVLPGCGATTLEIEHTKRHSILLLPNVPVIQGKCEKYNKDGKVLVLGIHTDTTDIEILDYLASNVEYHKILVTPESFKRLKAFVGRAIYSKYFLLFDECDHVVKDVNYRPDIILPMIDFFLFTNKAFISATPIIPSDPRFRAYGFTYVKIRPTFEFKETIRLITSNNVVHTLKQFIRENDRERYFIFCNSATLIADVITKLDISEDSAIYCAKKSRRTLRRNGYKDVHMKLQSFKKFNFLTSRFYAAVDIEYKLYQCDPTIIMLTNLYTAPQTMLDPHSDAIQIAGRFRKEKDITINKEIVHIANLKPKLKTAGAEAIWQELDEMHKAYKHLSKLFNNATTAGSKKMWEEALEKVGYQKYLHKSGSRNFYMIDNLIHEDKVKGYYLSAAELKEAYKISEYFNLDERSKDFIYRYTDEDRQKYKPGTGLQSDKVFVQEKLMEVTSPAKYDDMQIAITVASLSLDYGDIMAPIHKYGIAESRILRFDVNKIQQEIDLEVVKQQLNLLKQHVSRQLIAGKAYMAATIIRELTNSINALGLEGLKANLNLMRKLATLSSSDNRVLIGKDENGKELRGYRIIQYH, encoded by the coding sequence ATGAAATTGTTACATGAAGAAATAGTAGAACTTGCAGTCGACCAGTTCCTGAACGATATAGAACCTTTTAAGTCTAAAGGCATTCAAAGAAATACCATCAATCATAAAGTGTTACCGGGATGTGGTGCTACAACATTAGAGATTGAGCATACCAAACGACATAGTATTTTGTTACTGCCCAATGTTCCTGTTATACAAGGCAAGTGCGAGAAATATAACAAAGATGGCAAAGTGCTGGTACTTGGCATACATACAGATACAACGGATATAGAAATATTAGACTACTTAGCCTCAAACGTGGAATACCACAAGATTCTGGTCACGCCTGAATCGTTTAAACGCTTGAAAGCATTCGTTGGCAGGGCTATCTATAGCAAGTACTTTCTGTTGTTTGATGAATGCGACCACGTTGTTAAAGATGTTAACTATCGCCCCGACATCATTCTGCCAATGATTGACTTCTTCCTCTTTACAAACAAAGCTTTTATATCCGCTACACCGATCATCCCTTCCGACCCTCGTTTCAGAGCTTATGGCTTTACTTATGTTAAGATCAGGCCTACCTTTGAGTTTAAAGAAACTATCAGGCTTATCACCAGTAACAATGTGGTTCATACCTTAAAGCAGTTTATAAGAGAGAATGATAGGGAACGTTATTTTATATTCTGCAACAGTGCAACACTTATTGCGGATGTTATTACCAAACTTGACATTTCAGAGGATAGTGCTATATATTGTGCAAAGAAGAGTAGAAGAACACTAAGGCGCAACGGCTACAAAGATGTTCACATGAAGCTCCAATCATTTAAAAAATTCAACTTCCTTACCAGTAGATTCTATGCAGCCGTTGATATTGAGTATAAGCTCTATCAATGCGACCCCACTATTATAATGCTTACCAATCTTTACACCGCACCACAAACTATGCTTGACCCACATAGTGATGCTATACAGATAGCTGGCAGGTTCCGGAAGGAAAAGGATATAACAATAAACAAAGAGATTGTACACATTGCAAACCTTAAGCCTAAATTAAAAACAGCTGGTGCCGAAGCTATTTGGCAGGAACTTGACGAAATGCACAAGGCATATAAACATCTAAGCAAACTTTTTAACAATGCTACAACAGCTGGCAGCAAGAAGATGTGGGAAGAGGCCTTAGAAAAAGTAGGGTATCAAAAGTACCTGCATAAGAGTGGCAGCCGAAACTTCTATATGATAGACAACCTAATCCACGAAGATAAAGTTAAAGGCTATTATCTATCAGCAGCCGAGCTTAAAGAGGCTTACAAGATCAGCGAATACTTTAATCTTGACGAGCGTAGCAAGGACTTCATTTATCGTTATACAGATGAAGACAGGCAGAAATACAAGCCAGGTACAGGTTTACAAAGCGACAAGGTATTCGTTCAGGAAAAGTTAATGGAAGTGACTAGCCCAGCTAAATATGATGATATGCAAATTGCGATTACTGTCGCATCATTAAGTTTAGATTATGGAGACATCATGGCACCAATACATAAGTATGGCATTGCTGAGTCGAGAATACTTCGGTTCGACGTTAATAAGATCCAACAGGAAATTGATTTGGAAGTTGTAAAGCAGCAATTAAACCTTTTAAAGCAACATGTTAGCAGGCAACTTATAGCAGGGAAAGCGTACATGGCAGCTACTATTATCAGAGAATTAACTAACAGTATCAATGCTCTTGGTTTGGAAGGACTGAAAGCTAATCTTAACCTTATGAGGAAGCTTGCAACATTGTCCAGCAGTGATAACCGAGTGCTAATTGGTAAAGATGAAAACGGCAAAGAGCTTCGTGGGTATAGAATCATTCAATATCATTAG
- a CDS encoding DUF6717 family protein has translation MESNNIQQTLTFAKEHTGRWYVVLPEWKGSKAELEMVEGADTMLDIMAQGGKEVTLTVSEQPFGGSNELILTEDLSNGIGGGMYLLKVYQGEEINHKMWLCEVMNYVFKKLPPVVYFK, from the coding sequence ATGGAATCAAACAACATACAACAAACATTAACCTTTGCAAAGGAACATACAGGAAGATGGTATGTAGTGCTACCTGAATGGAAAGGAAGTAAGGCAGAATTAGAAATGGTAGAGGGTGCAGACACGATGCTCGATATCATGGCACAAGGTGGAAAGGAAGTGACACTCACGGTGAGTGAACAACCTTTTGGAGGCTCTAATGAGTTGATACTTACAGAAGATTTATCGAATGGTATAGGTGGCGGTATGTACCTTTTAAAGGTTTACCAAGGCGAGGAGATTAATCATAAGATGTGGTTATGTGAGGTTATGAACTATGTGTTTAAGAAATTGCCACCAGTAGTTTATTTCAAATGA